One genomic region from Terasakiella sp. SH-1 encodes:
- the ddpX gene encoding D-alanyl-D-alanine dipeptidase, with amino-acid sequence MALIEITEDQHGVLLDLKYATPDNFTRAPIYHAPHCYLHEEAEGLLRNAIEIADKQGYRFRIFDAFRPSEAQWKLWNHTPDPEFLADPRRGSPHSRGAAIDLTLVDQNGNDLEMGTGFDAFTPLSHHGNMGVSLEAQKNRLLLMGIMTTAGWDFYRNEWWHYQLFNARRLPTFSDTALPNRMMG; translated from the coding sequence ATGGCATTAATCGAAATTACCGAAGACCAACATGGTGTCTTGCTGGATTTAAAATACGCAACCCCTGACAATTTCACCCGTGCCCCGATCTATCATGCCCCACACTGTTATCTGCATGAAGAGGCAGAAGGCTTGTTGCGCAATGCCATTGAAATTGCTGATAAACAGGGCTATCGCTTTCGTATTTTTGATGCCTTTCGCCCCAGTGAAGCCCAATGGAAGTTATGGAACCACACACCGGACCCGGAATTTCTTGCTGATCCCCGTCGGGGATCACCCCATTCACGTGGAGCTGCCATTGATCTGACCCTCGTCGATCAAAACGGAAATGATCTGGAAATGGGCACAGGCTTTGATGCCTTCACGCCTTTATCTCATCACGGTAATATGGGTGTCTCCCTTGAAGCCCAGAAAAATCGCCTTCTGCTAATGGGGATCATGACCACAGCAGGCTGGGATTTTTACCGCAATGAATGGTGGCACTATCAACTGTTCAATGCCCGACGCCTACCAACGTTCAGCGACACTGCCTTGCCAAACAGAATGATGGGATAA
- the tsaB gene encoding tRNA (adenosine(37)-N6)-threonylcarbamoyltransferase complex dimerization subunit type 1 TsaB, whose product MKILAMDTAAAACSVALWQEGAVTHHVLEEMARGHAEKLLPLVQNLLQDADVSIEDLDALAVTVGPGAFTGLRIGLASARGFAAASGKPVIGVTTLESLAHGTGQQACPILCALDAKRADLYAQLFDGDGLPLSEPVARLPENVVDLLPEDCTQVVVAGDSFSRLKDLLAEKGVKAIPSDVRLPNAHDVVEIAAGKGLPKEGEGRPSAFYIRPPDAALPKNGGRLRP is encoded by the coding sequence ATGAAAATTCTGGCAATGGATACAGCCGCAGCGGCTTGCTCGGTCGCCTTGTGGCAAGAAGGGGCCGTGACCCATCATGTGCTTGAAGAAATGGCACGCGGCCATGCTGAAAAGCTGTTGCCGCTTGTACAAAACTTGTTGCAGGACGCGGATGTTTCCATTGAAGACTTGGATGCGCTGGCTGTTACCGTTGGACCGGGTGCCTTTACGGGCTTGCGGATCGGGTTAGCCTCTGCACGTGGCTTTGCTGCGGCCAGTGGTAAGCCTGTGATTGGGGTGACTACGCTGGAAAGTCTGGCCCATGGGACGGGGCAACAGGCGTGTCCGATCCTTTGTGCGCTGGATGCCAAGCGGGCTGATCTTTATGCCCAACTGTTTGATGGAGACGGCCTGCCCCTATCAGAACCTGTGGCTCGACTGCCTGAAAATGTGGTGGATTTATTGCCAGAAGATTGTACGCAGGTTGTCGTTGCAGGCGACAGCTTTTCCCGCTTAAAAGATCTGTTGGCTGAGAAAGGGGTTAAGGCGATCCCATCTGATGTGCGCTTGCCCAATGCCCATGATGTGGTTGAGATTGCAGCAGGCAAAGGCTTGCCCAAAGAGGGGGAAGGTCGACCATCTGCCTTTTATATCCGCCCGCCTGACGCCGCTTTGCCTAAAAATGGCGGACGATTGCGCCCATGA
- a CDS encoding GNAT family N-acetyltransferase: MSLELAHCEILAALHAEAFGESWSVKAFQDLVGLSASYGYLAQVGEEPVGFILCQGDEVEAEIITIATRRLQRRTGIGTKLLEHACQQTGRMFLEVDEENDGAISFYQARDFHQIGLRTGYYKHPDGRKTDALVMERTKI; this comes from the coding sequence GTGTCTTTGGAACTTGCCCATTGTGAAATTCTTGCAGCCCTGCATGCAGAAGCCTTTGGGGAAAGCTGGTCGGTCAAAGCCTTTCAGGATTTGGTGGGGCTTTCTGCCAGTTATGGTTATCTGGCACAGGTGGGCGAGGAACCTGTTGGCTTTATCCTCTGTCAGGGTGATGAGGTTGAGGCTGAAATTATTACTATTGCTACGCGTCGCTTACAGCGTAGAACGGGGATTGGCACAAAGCTTCTGGAACATGCCTGTCAACAAACAGGGCGCATGTTTTTGGAAGTGGATGAAGAAAACGACGGTGCGATCAGTTTTTATCAGGCCCGTGACTTTCACCAGATCGGCCTGCGCACAGGTTATTACAAGCACCCCGATGGGCGTAAAACCGATGCGCTGGTGATGGAAAGAACCAAGATTTAA
- a CDS encoding sulfurtransferase TusA family protein yields the protein MNNTQNKEKELQADCFIDITSDTCPMTFVKTKLQIEKMQSGQIIEVLLNGGEPLKNVPLSAEELGHSVLATEEQSDGITYKLFIQKK from the coding sequence ATGAATAATACACAAAATAAAGAAAAAGAACTACAGGCCGATTGTTTTATAGATATCACCTCCGACACCTGCCCTATGACCTTTGTCAAAACAAAGCTTCAAATAGAGAAAATGCAGTCCGGTCAAATTATTGAAGTATTACTCAATGGCGGGGAACCGCTAAAGAACGTACCCCTTTCTGCCGAAGAACTTGGTCATTCAGTACTTGCAACAGAAGAGCAAAGTGACGGTATCACGTATAAATTATTTATTCAGAAAAAATAG
- a CDS encoding MucR family transcriptional regulator encodes MSDQPSKLELLELTSEIVSAHVSNNSVTTQDLPQLIEDVYKTLGNVGEKPEAKEKVQPAVPIKKSIQQDYIICLEDGKKLKMLKRHLKTAYNMTPEEYREKWNLPSDYPMVAPNYAEHRSNLAKKIGLGTRARK; translated from the coding sequence ATGAGTGACCAGCCAAGCAAACTTGAACTTCTCGAACTCACTTCTGAAATTGTATCTGCCCATGTCAGTAACAACTCCGTTACGACCCAGGATTTGCCGCAATTGATTGAAGATGTCTATAAGACTTTAGGCAATGTGGGGGAGAAGCCGGAAGCAAAAGAAAAGGTTCAACCGGCTGTGCCGATCAAAAAGTCTATCCAGCAGGATTATATCATCTGTCTGGAAGATGGGAAAAAGCTCAAAATGCTCAAGCGTCACCTCAAAACTGCATACAATATGACACCGGAAGAATATCGCGAGAAATGGAATCTGCCGTCTGACTATCCGATGGTGGCGCCAAACTATGCTGAACACCGTAGTAATTTGGCGAAAAAGATCGGTCTTGGTACTCGCGCACGTAAGTAA
- a CDS encoding Fur family transcriptional regulator, translating to MTDSRIEEMCIEKGMKMTGQRRVIAKVLSEATDHPDVEEVYNRSSAIDTHISIATVYRTVRLFEEAGIIERLDFGDGRARYEEASETHHDHLIDVQSGKIIEFHDDDIEALQRKIAEKYGFKLVDHRMELFGVPLKDD from the coding sequence ATGACGGACTCCCGCATCGAAGAAATGTGCATTGAAAAGGGCATGAAAATGACCGGCCAGCGTCGTGTCATTGCCAAGGTTTTGTCTGAGGCCACAGACCATCCTGATGTGGAAGAGGTCTACAACCGTTCCAGTGCTATTGATACCCATATTTCCATCGCCACTGTTTATCGCACCGTGCGCCTGTTTGAAGAAGCCGGGATTATTGAACGTCTGGATTTCGGTGATGGCCGTGCCCGTTATGAAGAAGCGTCTGAAACGCATCATGATCATCTGATTGATGTACAGTCTGGCAAGATCATTGAATTCCATGATGACGACATTGAAGCCTTGCAGCGCAAAATCGCTGAAAAATATGGGTTCAAGCTGGTGGATCACCGTATGGAACTGTTCGGTGTGCCGTTAAAAGACGATTAA
- a CDS encoding transporter substrate-binding domain-containing protein, whose amino-acid sequence MRFVFAFSLFLISFFFQPLNAQAETWRFTAIRDWPPYMDEKLGERGLGYIALKNVLDDMGIELEIEYLPWKRAKYLPTVDERYVGYYCAWPEEVDTGFFASVPIFSSPIGVFSSYQPGTDKKSYQGIASQSIGLVKSYVYPSVYENHPLQERVDSDAVLIKFVLLGRTDYGVIDKYVLNYLLENNPELKAVAEQIQFYDQTVENKPLVIAFRDTKENRKRAKRLAAFMQKYSR is encoded by the coding sequence ATGCGTTTCGTTTTTGCCTTTTCTCTCTTTCTGATCTCTTTTTTCTTTCAGCCCCTAAATGCACAAGCTGAAACATGGCGCTTTACCGCCATACGTGACTGGCCCCCCTATATGGATGAAAAGCTGGGCGAGCGCGGCCTTGGCTATATTGCCCTGAAAAATGTTCTGGATGATATGGGGATTGAGCTGGAGATTGAATATCTACCATGGAAACGGGCCAAATACCTCCCCACCGTTGATGAGCGTTATGTGGGATATTATTGCGCCTGGCCCGAAGAAGTCGACACTGGCTTCTTTGCCTCGGTCCCCATTTTTTCCTCCCCCATTGGGGTTTTCAGCAGCTATCAACCGGGAACAGACAAAAAATCTTACCAAGGAATTGCCAGCCAAAGTATCGGACTGGTGAAATCCTATGTTTATCCATCCGTTTACGAAAACCATCCCTTACAAGAACGCGTCGATTCAGATGCCGTTTTGATTAAATTTGTCTTATTAGGGCGCACGGATTACGGGGTGATTGATAAATATGTGCTCAATTACCTGCTGGAAAATAATCCCGAGCTTAAAGCTGTGGCCGAACAGATCCAGTTTTATGACCAGACTGTGGAAAACAAGCCCCTGGTCATTGCCTTTCGCGACACAAAAGAAAACCGCAAGCGGGCAAAGCGGCTTGCGGCATTCATGCAAAAATATTCTAGATAA
- the miaB gene encoding tRNA (N6-isopentenyl adenosine(37)-C2)-methylthiotransferase MiaB produces MGASKKLFIKTYGCQMNVYDSARMEDVLKPLGYEMTEGPEDANMVILNTCHIREKASEKVYSELGRLKNIKKKRDDENEMIIGVAGCVAQAEGEEISKRAPYVDMVFGPQSYHNLPEMIAKAHRAGDEKGRGILMTEFPAEDKFDHLPEPTKPEGYSAFLSIQEGCDKFCTYCVVPYTRGAEYSRPAEHVLKEARQLVAQGALEITLLGQNVNAYHGDDGRGGEWSLGRLIRELAEIDGLERIRYTTSYPAEVDDDLITAHAEVPQLMPYLHLPVQSGSNRVLAAMNRNHTREEYLEIIAKLKAARPDLALSSDFIVGFPGENERDFEDTLDIIRDVKFIQAFSFVYSARPGTPAATMDLQVDKVVANERLQILQKLLVDIQTDFNQNCIGRKFPILLEREGRNPGQLVGRSPYMQPVHVDAPLDLIGKIADLKIISARPTSLGAELVNVERKHA; encoded by the coding sequence ATGGGTGCTTCCAAAAAATTATTTATCAAGACTTATGGCTGTCAGATGAACGTCTATGATTCCGCCCGGATGGAAGATGTTCTCAAACCCTTAGGTTATGAAATGACCGAGGGGCCGGAAGATGCCAATATGGTGATTTTAAACACCTGTCATATCCGTGAAAAGGCGTCAGAAAAGGTTTATTCCGAACTGGGTCGTTTAAAAAATATCAAGAAAAAGCGCGATGATGAGAATGAGATGATCATCGGTGTGGCAGGCTGTGTGGCCCAGGCCGAAGGTGAAGAAATTTCCAAGCGCGCCCCTTATGTGGATATGGTTTTTGGCCCGCAAAGCTATCATAATTTGCCGGAAATGATTGCCAAGGCACACCGCGCCGGTGATGAAAAGGGCCGTGGTATTTTGATGACCGAATTTCCGGCAGAAGACAAATTTGACCATCTGCCCGAACCGACCAAGCCGGAAGGCTACAGCGCGTTTCTGTCCATTCAGGAAGGCTGTGATAAATTCTGCACCTATTGTGTGGTGCCTTATACCCGTGGGGCGGAATATTCCCGCCCGGCTGAACATGTGTTGAAAGAAGCCAGGCAACTGGTGGCTCAAGGCGCGTTGGAGATCACGCTTTTGGGGCAGAATGTGAATGCGTATCACGGGGATGATGGTCGTGGGGGGGAATGGTCACTGGGCCGTTTGATCCGCGAATTGGCTGAGATCGACGGGCTGGAACGTATTCGTTACACCACGTCTTATCCGGCAGAAGTTGATGATGACCTGATCACCGCCCATGCTGAGGTCCCGCAGTTGATGCCGTATCTGCATTTGCCTGTGCAGTCTGGTTCCAACCGCGTGCTGGCGGCGATGAACCGCAATCACACCCGTGAAGAATATCTTGAAATTATTGCCAAGTTGAAAGCTGCCCGTCCGGATTTGGCCCTGTCTTCTGATTTTATCGTTGGTTTCCCCGGTGAAAACGAGCGTGATTTTGAAGATACACTGGATATCATCCGCGATGTGAAATTCATTCAAGCCTTTTCTTTTGTCTATTCCGCACGTCCCGGTACACCGGCCGCGACCATGGATTTGCAGGTCGACAAAGTGGTGGCAAACGAGCGTTTGCAGATTCTGCAAAAACTTTTGGTCGATATTCAAACCGACTTTAATCAGAACTGTATTGGCCGTAAATTCCCCATTTTATTGGAACGTGAAGGGCGTAATCCCGGCCAGTTGGTGGGCCGCAGCCCCTATATGCAACCTGTTCATGTTGACGCACCCCTTGATTTAATTGGTAAAATCGCTGATCTTAAAATTATCAGTGCGCGCCCAACGTCGTTGGGGGCCGAACTCGTCAATGTGGAAAGGAAACATGCGTGA
- a CDS encoding PhoH family protein has protein sequence MSDEINLTLDFEDNGLLPDLFGEHNRNLARLEQMLDVTIHERGNQLIVVGDPENVNHTKDVLQSLYQRLKKDMIVGPQEVDGAIRMAIDGQEAPYVKADKKKTKAALPDTAMVIKTRKKHISPRSPLQADYFRSIDSCELVFGVGPAGTGKTYLAVAKAVEALTTGEVDRIILSRPAVEAGEQLGFLPGDMQEKVDPYLRPIYDALYDMLPQDQVEKRMEKGEIEIAPLAFMRGRTLSNAFVILDEAQNTTAVQMKMFLTRLGEGSHMVVTGDLSQVDLPHGVRSGLRDALETLEGVKGIGAIRFTEKDVVRHRLVKRIVDAYDKAEKNREDAEIYEKPRGRRFKK, from the coding sequence GTGAGTGACGAAATTAATCTGACATTGGACTTTGAGGACAATGGCCTGCTGCCAGACCTGTTTGGCGAACATAACCGTAATTTGGCCCGTCTTGAACAGATGTTGGATGTCACCATCCATGAACGCGGCAATCAATTGATTGTGGTAGGTGATCCTGAAAATGTGAACCATACCAAGGATGTGCTGCAAAGCCTTTATCAGCGTTTGAAAAAAGACATGATTGTTGGCCCGCAAGAAGTCGATGGTGCCATCCGTATGGCGATTGACGGGCAAGAAGCCCCTTATGTGAAGGCGGATAAGAAAAAGACCAAGGCGGCCTTACCCGATACCGCCATGGTGATCAAGACGCGCAAAAAACATATCTCACCGCGCTCGCCCTTGCAGGCTGATTATTTTCGTTCCATTGACAGTTGCGAACTGGTGTTTGGTGTTGGCCCAGCGGGAACGGGCAAGACGTATCTGGCTGTTGCCAAAGCTGTGGAGGCTCTGACCACAGGGGAAGTGGACCGCATTATCCTGTCACGCCCCGCCGTGGAAGCAGGGGAGCAACTGGGCTTTCTGCCGGGTGATATGCAGGAAAAAGTCGATCCGTATTTGCGTCCGATTTATGATGCGCTTTATGACATGCTGCCTCAAGATCAGGTGGAAAAGCGCATGGAAAAAGGCGAGATTGAAATCGCACCACTGGCCTTTATGCGCGGACGGACCCTTTCCAATGCTTTTGTGATTTTGGATGAAGCCCAAAATACCACAGCCGTTCAGATGAAGATGTTTCTGACTCGCTTGGGCGAAGGTTCCCACATGGTGGTGACAGGGGATTTATCACAGGTCGATCTACCTCACGGGGTACGTTCAGGCTTGCGTGATGCTTTGGAAACTCTGGAAGGGGTAAAAGGTATCGGCGCTATTCGCTTTACGGAAAAAGATGTGGTGCGCCATCGTCTTGTCAAACGCATTGTTGATGCCTATGACAAAGCGGAAAAAAATCGCGAAGATGCAGAAATTTACGAAAAACCACGCGGCAGAAGGTTCAAGAAATGA
- the ybeY gene encoding rRNA maturation RNase YbeY, translated as MTLELGELDIDRAHDQWPDCDGLIETCVRAALKECKTDANDRPCEISILLSHNDQVQELNREYREKDKPTNVLSFPAMDCTVPGDLILEPGPLHLGDIVLAYQVVVGEAQEQNITFEDHLSHLIIHGVLHLLGYDHIEDEEAEEMEGLEISLLAELGIANPYASEAD; from the coding sequence ATGACCTTGGAACTCGGTGAGCTGGATATTGATCGCGCCCATGATCAATGGCCCGATTGTGACGGGCTGATTGAAACATGCGTTCGCGCAGCCTTGAAAGAATGTAAAACCGATGCGAATGATCGCCCTTGTGAAATCAGCATTTTGCTGAGCCATAATGATCAGGTGCAGGAACTTAATCGGGAATACCGCGAAAAAGACAAGCCGACCAATGTGCTGTCTTTTCCCGCTATGGACTGCACAGTACCTGGCGATTTAATTCTGGAACCCGGTCCCCTCCATTTGGGCGATATTGTGCTGGCCTATCAGGTTGTTGTGGGGGAAGCGCAAGAACAAAATATTACCTTTGAGGATCATTTAAGTCATTTGATCATTCATGGGGTGCTGCATCTGTTGGGCTATGACCATATTGAAGATGAGGAAGCCGAAGAGATGGAAGGGCTGGAAATTTCACTTCTGGCTGAATTAGGGATTGCGAATCCCTATGCATCTGAGGCAGACTGA
- a CDS encoding hemolysin family protein: MNDQNGDSSQPQEMGQNNGAEAPGLFKRLNPFRKKSNGDNSVRDTLEELLEEREEQEIPLEAEEAQLLKNIFGLRERTIEDVCVPRSDICAIGVESSLSEVVDLMTREGHSRIPVYGEDLDDPIGMVHIKDVIAWQNKETPFNLAKLCRKVLYVSPSARVLELLLEMRTKRVHMALMVDEFGGTDGLVTIEDLVEEIVGEIEDEHDRPEGPMFVERADGCIDADARWELIDVEEKIGAFLEEEEREDTDTLGGLIFSLADHVPIRGEIIKHPASGLEFEILEADPRRIHRTRIQNLKVLKID; this comes from the coding sequence ATGAACGACCAAAACGGCGACAGTAGCCAGCCCCAGGAGATGGGGCAAAATAATGGGGCAGAGGCACCCGGCCTTTTTAAGCGCCTCAATCCGTTTCGCAAGAAAAGCAATGGTGATAACAGTGTGCGTGACACGCTGGAAGAACTGCTGGAAGAACGCGAAGAACAGGAAATCCCACTAGAAGCCGAAGAAGCCCAGCTGCTGAAAAATATCTTTGGCCTGCGTGAACGGACCATCGAAGATGTATGTGTACCGCGTTCTGATATTTGTGCCATCGGGGTGGAAAGTTCGTTAAGCGAAGTCGTTGACTTGATGACCCGTGAAGGTCATTCGCGTATTCCTGTCTATGGTGAGGATCTGGATGATCCTATCGGCATGGTCCATATCAAGGATGTCATTGCCTGGCAGAATAAGGAAACCCCCTTTAATCTGGCGAAACTCTGTCGCAAGGTTCTTTATGTGTCCCCCAGTGCCCGTGTGTTGGAGCTCTTGCTGGAAATGCGTACCAAACGGGTTCATATGGCCTTGATGGTGGATGAATTTGGCGGGACAGATGGGCTTGTCACCATTGAAGATTTGGTGGAAGAAATCGTCGGGGAAATCGAAGATGAACACGACCGCCCGGAAGGCCCGATGTTTGTTGAACGCGCAGACGGCTGTATTGATGCAGATGCCCGTTGGGAACTGATTGATGTGGAAGAAAAGATCGGGGCGTTTTTAGAAGAAGAAGAACGCGAGGATACCGATACTCTTGGTGGTTTGATCTTCTCACTCGCTGATCATGTGCCGATTCGTGGTGAAATTATCAAACATCCAGCCAGTGGCCTTGAATTTGAAATCCTCGAAGCTGATCCGCGACGCATTCACCGCACGCGCATTCAGAATTTGAAAGTCTTGAAAATCGACTAA
- a CDS encoding aspartate 1-decarboxylase — translation MMKVVRAKLHGIRVTGADLNYHGSITLDPEQCELAGIYPMEFVDIWNKQSGARISTYVIYGEPGSKCCILNGAAARTCQKGDEVIICSADYCKPTDLYDLQPTILTYLPDNSIDQILKYDVYRSENMAYDFRIIDAETNQIENCHTYPNVDISSIRKDLKKRGLEEGDVEGFIEKYLMR, via the coding sequence ATGATGAAAGTTGTGCGTGCAAAACTCCACGGTATCCGCGTCACCGGCGCTGATTTGAACTATCACGGTTCCATCACCCTGGACCCAGAACAGTGTGAACTGGCCGGTATCTATCCAATGGAATTTGTTGATATCTGGAACAAGCAAAGCGGTGCGCGTATTTCAACTTACGTCATCTATGGTGAACCGGGCTCTAAATGCTGTATCCTCAATGGGGCTGCGGCACGTACCTGTCAAAAAGGTGATGAAGTCATCATCTGTTCAGCCGATTATTGCAAGCCAACTGATCTGTACGACTTACAGCCAACCATCCTGACCTACCTGCCCGATAACTCCATTGATCAAATTCTGAAATATGATGTCTATCGCAGCGAGAACATGGCCTATGATTTCCGCATTATTGATGCAGAAACCAACCAGATTGAAAACTGCCACACCTATCCAAACGTCGATATTTCCTCAATCCGAAAAGACCTGAAAAAACGCGGTCTGGAAGAAGGCGATGTTGAAGGCTTTATCGAAAAGTACCTGATGCGTTGA
- the murJ gene encoding murein biosynthesis integral membrane protein MurJ — protein MALMRSIATVGGFTMMSRILGFARDILVAAILGAGPVADAFFIAFKFPNVFRRLFAEGAFNAAFVPLFAGKYEEDGADVAKQFAERAFAFLFWVLLVLLVIMELAMPWAMQLFAPGFMDDPDKFDLAVYLTRITFPYLLFISLVSLMAGILNSLNKFAAAAATPVLLNICLIGAIIGLTPYMETPGHALAWGVFGAGIVQFAWLFWNCMGNKMTLVLRLPSWGEDVKLMVKRIIPGAIGAGIYQVNLLVDMMIATLLPTGAISFLFYADRINQLPLGVVGVAVGTALLPMLSRQIRAGNEAEAMNSLNRALEFSLFLTLPAAAAYMVIADPIVSVLFERNEFTATDSTATAAALFVYAFGLPAYVLNKALTPGFFARGDTKTPMKIAAVCMVVNIAFNLLLMGPYLHVGLAMATVISAWTNTILLAWVLRKRGFFSVDSRLASKSLRIVVACLIMMAGLYGLTIWLEGFLTGNQVERIVALIGLVGAGLVLYFVSAFLLRIMRPSELKSMLKRG, from the coding sequence ATGGCGTTGATGCGTTCTATTGCCACAGTGGGTGGTTTTACCATGATGAGCCGTATCCTTGGTTTTGCACGCGATATTCTGGTTGCTGCCATTTTGGGGGCCGGGCCTGTAGCTGATGCGTTCTTCATTGCCTTTAAATTTCCTAATGTGTTTCGCCGCCTTTTTGCCGAAGGGGCCTTTAACGCAGCTTTTGTTCCCCTGTTTGCGGGGAAATACGAAGAAGACGGCGCAGATGTTGCCAAACAGTTTGCAGAACGGGCCTTTGCCTTTCTGTTCTGGGTGTTGCTGGTTTTGTTGGTAATTATGGAACTGGCCATGCCCTGGGCCATGCAACTTTTTGCCCCTGGCTTTATGGACGACCCTGACAAATTTGACCTGGCTGTTTACCTGACACGCATAACATTTCCTTATTTACTGTTCATATCACTTGTTTCTCTAATGGCAGGTATATTGAATTCATTGAATAAATTCGCAGCTGCGGCTGCAACACCTGTTTTATTGAATATCTGTCTTATCGGGGCAATTATCGGGCTGACCCCTTATATGGAAACACCGGGCCATGCGCTGGCCTGGGGGGTGTTTGGCGCGGGTATTGTTCAGTTTGCCTGGTTGTTCTGGAATTGTATGGGCAACAAGATGACGTTGGTTTTGCGTCTTCCCAGTTGGGGGGAAGATGTGAAATTGATGGTGAAGCGTATTATTCCAGGTGCCATTGGCGCAGGGATTTATCAGGTGAATTTGCTGGTGGATATGATGATTGCCACCTTATTGCCTACAGGGGCCATTTCTTTCCTGTTTTATGCAGACCGGATCAATCAGTTGCCCCTTGGCGTGGTGGGGGTGGCTGTGGGGACGGCTCTTTTGCCCATGTTATCTCGTCAAATCAGGGCTGGGAATGAGGCTGAGGCCATGAACAGCCTGAACAGGGCCTTGGAATTTTCATTGTTCTTAACTTTACCTGCAGCCGCTGCTTATATGGTGATTGCTGATCCGATCGTCAGTGTGTTGTTTGAACGCAATGAATTCACGGCTACAGATAGCACAGCCACGGCTGCGGCCCTTTTTGTCTACGCCTTTGGTTTGCCTGCCTATGTGTTGAATAAGGCATTAACGCCGGGATTCTTTGCGCGTGGGGATACGAAGACCCCCATGAAGATTGCCGCTGTTTGTATGGTGGTTAATATTGCTTTTAACCTTTTATTGATGGGACCGTACCTGCATGTTGGATTGGCGATGGCAACGGTCATTTCAGCCTGGACCAATACCATTTTGTTGGCTTGGGTCTTGCGCAAGCGGGGCTTTTTTAGCGTTGATAGCCGATTGGCCTCTAAATCCTTACGGATTGTTGTAGCCTGCCTTATTATGATGGCGGGGCTATATGGTTTGACTATCTGGCTGGAAGGTTTTCTGACAGGTAATCAGGTGGAGCGAATCGTCGCTCTTATCGGGTTGGTCGGGGCCGGTCTGGTTCTTTATTTTGTCAGTGCCTTTCTATTGCGTATTATGCGACCGTCTGAACTGAAATCTATGTTAAAGCGTGGATAA